In Balearica regulorum gibbericeps isolate bBalReg1 chromosome 2, bBalReg1.pri, whole genome shotgun sequence, one DNA window encodes the following:
- the NDUFV2 gene encoding NADH dehydrogenase [ubiquinone] flavoprotein 2, mitochondrial, producing the protein MFLCAPLRAAAARSIRQIRYLHRTAVCNSSGGALFVHRDSPENNPDTPFEFTAENQKRIEAIVNSYPGGHKSAAVMAVLDLAQRQHGWLPISAMNKVAEILEMPPMRVYEVATFYTMYNRKPVGKYHIQVCTTTPCMLRDSDSILEAIKKKLGIKVGETTPDKLFTLIEVECLGACVNAPMVQINDNYYEDLTPKDIEDIIDELKAGKVPKPGPRSGRFSCEPAGGLTSLTEPPKGPGFGVRADL; encoded by the exons ATAAGACAAATTCGATACTTACATAGAACAGCAGTGTGCAATTCCAGTGGAGGAGCCTTATTTGTG cacAGAGATAGTCCTGAAAATAATCCAGATACACCATTTGAGTTCACAGCTGAAAACCAAAAG cGAATAGAAGCAATCGTAAACAGCTACCCAGGGGGACACAAGTCTGCAGCTGTTATGGCAGTGCTAGATTTGGCCCAAAGACAGCATGGGTGGTTGCCCATATCAGCTATGAACAAG GTTGCTGAAATTTTAGAAATGCCTCCCATGAGAGTATATGAAGTAGCAACCTTCTATACAATGTATAATCGCAAACCTGTTGGGAAATACCATATTCAGGTCTGCACTACCACGCCTTGCATGCTGCGAGACTCTGATAGTATTTTAGAAGCCATTAAGAAGAAACTTG GTATAAAAGTTGGGGAAACAACACCTGATAAACTCTTCACGCTGATAGAAGTGGAATGTTTAGGTGCTTGTGTGAACGCACCCATGGTACAAATAAACGACAATTACTAT gaagaTTTGACACCCAAAGATATTGAAGACATAATTGATGAGCTAAAGGCTGGCAAAGTTCCCAAACCTGGCCCAAG gagTGGACGTTTTTCTTGTGAGCCAGCTGGCGGCCTTACTTCTCTGACTGAACCACCCAAAGGACCAGGTTTTGGAGTTCGAGCTGACCTCTAA